In Nocardioides sp. JQ2195, a genomic segment contains:
- a CDS encoding F0F1 ATP synthase subunit gamma: protein MALSVREYRARIKSTESMKKITRAMELIAASRIIKAQQRAQAAAPYARELTRAVSAVASFSNVDHALTTEVENPTKAAVLIVTSDRGLAGAYSSSVLKEAERLIEKLRGEGKKIDVYISGRKGEAYFKFRGRPIVQSWTGFSDQPTYDVAHDIGETLIQAFLNDDETVADEGVAPGADEVHVVYTRFRSMLVQEPTAVRLLPLEVVEGVEAPEESELLPLYEFEPSPSDVLDSLLPRYVQSRIFFAHLQAAASELAARQKAMKAATDNADELIKKYTRIANQARQAGITQEISEIVGGVNALADANAGQD from the coding sequence ATGGCTCTCTCAGTGCGTGAGTACCGCGCGCGGATCAAGTCGACGGAGTCGATGAAGAAGATCACGCGCGCCATGGAGCTCATCGCTGCGTCCCGCATCATCAAGGCGCAGCAGCGGGCGCAGGCGGCAGCGCCGTACGCCCGTGAGCTGACCCGTGCGGTCTCGGCGGTGGCGTCGTTCTCGAACGTCGACCACGCCCTGACCACCGAGGTGGAGAACCCCACGAAGGCCGCGGTCCTCATCGTGACGAGCGACCGTGGTCTGGCCGGGGCCTACTCCTCGAGCGTCCTCAAGGAGGCCGAGCGCCTCATCGAGAAGCTGCGCGGCGAAGGCAAGAAGATCGACGTCTACATCTCGGGACGCAAGGGTGAGGCGTACTTCAAGTTCCGCGGTCGCCCGATCGTGCAGAGCTGGACGGGCTTCTCCGACCAGCCGACGTACGACGTGGCGCACGACATCGGTGAGACGCTGATCCAGGCGTTCCTCAACGACGACGAGACCGTGGCGGACGAAGGCGTGGCCCCCGGTGCCGACGAGGTGCACGTGGTCTACACCCGGTTCCGCTCGATGCTGGTCCAGGAGCCCACCGCGGTGCGGCTGCTGCCCCTGGAGGTCGTCGAGGGAGTCGAGGCTCCCGAGGAGTCCGAGCTGCTGCCTCTCTACGAGTTCGAGCCGTCGCCTTCCGACGTCCTCGACTCCCTGCTCCCGCGCTACGTCCAGAGCCGGATCTTCTTCGCCCACCTGCAGGCCGCCGCTTCCGAGCTGGCAGCACGTCAGAAGGCGATGAAGGCCGCAACCGACAACGCGGACGAGCTCATCAAGAAGTACACCCGTATTGCCAACCAGGCCCGTCAGGCCGGCATCACCCAGGAAATCAGCGAGATCGTCGGTGGCGTGAATGCCCTCGCCGACGCCAACGCCGGCCAAGACTGA
- the atpA gene encoding F0F1 ATP synthase subunit alpha: protein MTELSIRPDEIRDALQRFVSDYKPETASREEVGLVAEAGDGIARVSGLPSVMANELLEFEDGTRGLALNLDTREIGVVVLGDFDGIEEGQTVRRTGEVLSVPVGDGYLGRVVDPLGNAIDGLGDLETSGRRALELQAPGVMERKSVHEPLATGIKAIDALTPVGRGQRQLIIGDRATGKTTIAIDTIINQKANWESGDPDKQVRCIYVAIGQKGSTIASVRGALEEAGALEYTTIVASPASDSAGFKYLAPYTGSAIGQHWMYDGKHVLIVFDDLTKQAEAYRAVSLLLRRPPGREAYPGDVFYLHSRLLERCAKLSDEMGKGSMTGLPIIETKANDVSAFIPTNVISITDGQIFLQSDLFAANQRPAIDVGVSVSRVGGAAMTKAVKAVTGSLKVDLAQFRAMEAFAMFASDLDAASRQQLDRGQRLMALLKQPQYSPYPIDEMTVSLWTGTSGRLDKVPTDDVLRFENEFLDYLRRSHDGILAGIRESQKFEDSTEDQLAAAYDSFLDQFETSDGQSIKAGTETHEALEDEDVEQEQIVKQKRG, encoded by the coding sequence ATGACGGAGCTTTCGATCCGTCCGGACGAGATCCGGGACGCGCTGCAGCGCTTCGTGTCGGACTACAAGCCCGAGACCGCCAGCCGTGAAGAGGTCGGCCTCGTTGCCGAAGCCGGCGACGGCATCGCCCGCGTCAGCGGCCTGCCCTCTGTCATGGCCAACGAGCTGCTCGAGTTCGAGGACGGCACCCGTGGCCTGGCCCTGAACCTCGACACCCGCGAGATCGGTGTCGTCGTGCTGGGTGACTTCGACGGCATCGAGGAGGGCCAGACGGTGCGTCGCACCGGCGAGGTCCTCTCGGTCCCCGTCGGCGACGGCTACCTCGGCCGCGTGGTCGACCCGCTGGGCAACGCCATCGACGGCCTGGGTGACCTCGAGACCAGCGGTCGCCGTGCCCTCGAGCTCCAGGCGCCCGGCGTCATGGAGCGCAAGTCGGTGCACGAGCCCCTGGCCACCGGCATCAAGGCGATCGACGCGCTGACCCCGGTCGGCCGCGGCCAGCGCCAGCTGATCATCGGTGACCGCGCGACCGGCAAGACCACGATCGCCATCGACACGATCATCAACCAGAAGGCCAACTGGGAGTCCGGTGACCCGGACAAGCAGGTGCGCTGCATCTATGTCGCCATCGGCCAGAAGGGCTCGACCATCGCCTCCGTGCGTGGCGCCCTCGAAGAGGCCGGCGCGCTGGAGTACACGACGATCGTCGCGTCCCCCGCGTCCGACAGTGCTGGCTTCAAGTACCTCGCCCCCTACACCGGCTCGGCCATCGGCCAGCACTGGATGTACGACGGCAAGCACGTCCTCATCGTCTTCGATGACCTGACCAAGCAGGCCGAGGCCTACCGCGCCGTGTCCCTGCTGCTGCGTCGCCCGCCGGGCCGTGAGGCCTACCCGGGTGACGTGTTCTACCTGCACAGCCGTCTCCTCGAGCGCTGCGCGAAGCTGTCCGACGAGATGGGCAAGGGCTCGATGACCGGCCTTCCGATCATCGAGACCAAGGCCAACGACGTCTCGGCGTTCATCCCGACCAACGTCATCTCGATCACCGACGGCCAGATCTTCCTGCAGTCCGACCTGTTCGCGGCCAACCAGCGCCCGGCCATCGACGTCGGTGTGTCGGTCTCCCGCGTGGGTGGTGCCGCGATGACGAAGGCCGTCAAGGCCGTCACCGGTTCGCTCAAGGTCGACCTGGCGCAGTTCCGCGCGATGGAGGCGTTCGCCATGTTCGCCTCCGACCTCGACGCGGCCTCGCGCCAGCAGCTCGACCGTGGCCAGCGCCTGATGGCCCTGCTCAAGCAGCCGCAGTACTCGCCCTACCCGATCGACGAGATGACCGTCTCGTTGTGGACGGGCACGTCGGGCCGCCTGGACAAGGTGCCCACCGACGACGTGCTGCGCTTCGAGAACGAGTTCCTCGACTACCTGCGTCGCTCGCACGACGGCATCCTTGCCGGCATCCGCGAGTCCCAGAAGTTCGAGGACTCGACCGAGGACCAGCTCGCTGCGGCGTACGACTCCTTCCTCGACCAGTTCGAGACCTCGGACGGCCAGTCCATCAAGGCCGGCACCGAGACGCACGAAGCCCTCGAGGACGAGGACGTCGAGCAGGAGCAGATCGTCAAGCAGAAGCGGGGCTGA
- a CDS encoding F0F1 ATP synthase subunit delta codes for MSMRGASADALAALSTELESLLSGDADAVRVGDDLFAVARLVRQDGALRRVATDPSLPADAKQGLAQDLFGGKASDAALQLVKSAVGRRWTLNRDLADAIERLSEIAIVRSAGNDSGRLSDELFAVGQLVRDNSDLRDGLSDPARSTEDKSALIDNLLGGKTLPATATLAKQALGGSYRTVSAALAQYQQVAAEVHSQSVAEVRVARPLSEADRTRLSAALARQYGREIHLNEVVDPDVIGGLRVEIGDDVIDGTVSSRLSDAGRKLAG; via the coding sequence ATGTCCATGCGTGGAGCCTCGGCCGATGCACTGGCCGCACTGTCGACGGAGCTGGAGAGCCTGCTCTCCGGTGACGCCGACGCCGTACGGGTCGGCGACGACCTGTTTGCGGTGGCTCGCCTGGTCCGCCAGGACGGTGCGTTGCGCCGGGTCGCCACCGACCCGTCGCTTCCCGCCGACGCCAAGCAGGGCCTCGCGCAGGACCTCTTCGGTGGCAAGGCCAGCGATGCCGCACTGCAGCTCGTCAAGAGCGCCGTGGGTCGTCGCTGGACCCTCAACCGCGACCTTGCCGACGCCATCGAGCGCCTCAGCGAGATCGCCATCGTGCGGTCCGCCGGCAACGACAGCGGTCGCCTCAGCGACGAGCTGTTCGCCGTGGGGCAGCTGGTCAGGGACAACTCCGACCTCCGTGACGGACTGTCCGACCCGGCCCGCAGCACCGAGGACAAGTCGGCGCTGATCGACAACCTCCTCGGGGGCAAGACGCTGCCGGCCACGGCAACCCTGGCCAAGCAGGCCCTGGGTGGCAGCTACCGGACCGTCTCGGCTGCGCTGGCGCAGTACCAGCAGGTCGCCGCCGAGGTGCACAGCCAGAGCGTGGCCGAGGTGCGCGTGGCTCGACCACTCTCCGAGGCCGACCGCACGCGACTGAGCGCCGCCCTGGCCCGCCAGTACGGCCGCGAGATCCACCTGAACGAGGTCGTCGACCCCGACGTGATCGGCGGTCTCCGCGTGGAGATCGGTGACGACGTCATCGATGGCACCGTTTCCAGCCGGCTCAGTGACGCCGGCCGCAAGCTCGCCGGCTGA
- a CDS encoding F0F1 ATP synthase subunit B, which translates to MQTLTILASGEGELNPLIPHPIEIVLSLVVFGLLFFAVKKWVVPNFEATYAERTSAIEGGLAAAETKQAEADAKLAELDRQLSEARHEAARIREEAREQGATIVAEMREQAQAESNRIVEHGKAQIEAERQQAVTSLRAEVGTLATGLAGRIVGESLDDEVRQSRVVDRFLAELEGAN; encoded by the coding sequence ATGCAGACACTGACCATCCTCGCCTCGGGCGAAGGTGAGCTGAACCCGCTCATCCCTCACCCGATCGAGATCGTGCTCTCGTTGGTCGTCTTCGGCCTCCTCTTCTTCGCCGTGAAGAAGTGGGTCGTGCCGAACTTCGAGGCGACGTACGCCGAGCGCACGTCGGCGATCGAAGGTGGCCTCGCGGCCGCCGAGACCAAGCAGGCCGAGGCTGACGCCAAGCTGGCCGAGCTCGACCGCCAGCTCTCGGAGGCCCGGCACGAAGCCGCGCGCATCCGTGAGGAGGCACGTGAGCAGGGCGCCACGATCGTGGCGGAGATGCGGGAGCAGGCCCAGGCTGAGTCCAACCGCATCGTCGAGCACGGCAAGGCACAGATCGAGGCTGAGCGCCAGCAGGCGGTCACCTCGCTCCGGGCCGAGGTCGGCACCCTCGCGACCGGCCTGGCCGGTCGCATCGTCGGGGAGAGCCTGGATGACGAGGTTCGCCAGAGCCGCGTCGTCGACCGCTTCCTCGCCGAGCTCGAGGGAGCCAACTGA
- the atpE gene encoding ATP synthase F0 subunit C translates to MAIEGSANMIGYGLAAIGPGIGIGLIFAAYINGVARQPEAQGRLQTIAILGFALAEALAIIGIALAFVL, encoded by the coding sequence ATGGCTATCGAAGGCTCCGCGAACATGATCGGCTACGGCCTCGCCGCGATCGGCCCCGGTATTGGTATCGGTCTGATCTTCGCCGCCTACATCAACGGTGTCGCCCGTCAGCCGGAGGCCCAGGGCCGCCTGCAGACCATCGCCATCCTGGGCTTCGCGCTCGCCGAGGCACTCGCGATCATCGGTATCGCCCTCGCGTTCGTCCTCTGA
- the atpB gene encoding F0F1 ATP synthase subunit A, giving the protein MSSIATSVTRADGFTPPGPGDFNLPPIGPDKTFEFLGQEMFLGVTKPMIQLVLVAGVVFLFFWAASRKRAMVPGRLQFIGEQGYGFVRNSMGRDIIGSKDFARYTPYLFALFFFILINNFLASIPFFQFPTFSRAGLVYSLAAMSWLVYNLVGIRKHGFLGYLKLMCVPSGVSPAMYPLLIPLEFMSNILVRPVTLALRLFCNMFAGHMLLILFALGGEYLIVEMAGAYSVVGVLAWVLFIVISFLELLIQFLQAYVFVLLNAMYIQGSLADEH; this is encoded by the coding sequence GTGAGTTCTATCGCGACGTCCGTGACTCGCGCCGACGGCTTCACGCCGCCGGGCCCGGGAGACTTCAACCTCCCGCCGATCGGTCCGGACAAGACGTTCGAGTTCCTCGGGCAGGAGATGTTCCTCGGCGTCACCAAGCCGATGATCCAGCTCGTGCTCGTGGCCGGAGTCGTCTTCCTCTTCTTCTGGGCCGCCTCGCGCAAGCGTGCCATGGTGCCCGGACGCCTCCAGTTCATCGGGGAGCAGGGCTACGGCTTCGTCCGCAACTCCATGGGCCGCGACATCATCGGCAGCAAGGACTTCGCGCGCTACACGCCATACCTCTTCGCGTTGTTCTTCTTCATCCTGATCAACAACTTCCTGGCCAGCATCCCGTTCTTCCAGTTCCCCACGTTCTCCCGCGCCGGGCTGGTCTACAGCCTCGCGGCGATGAGCTGGCTGGTCTACAACCTGGTCGGCATCAGGAAGCACGGCTTCCTCGGCTACCTCAAGCTGATGTGTGTGCCCTCCGGCGTCAGCCCGGCGATGTACCCGCTGCTGATCCCGCTCGAGTTCATGTCGAACATCCTGGTCCGCCCGGTCACGCTGGCCCTCCGTCTGTTCTGCAACATGTTCGCCGGTCACATGCTGCTGATCCTCTTCGCCCTCGGCGGTGAATACCTCATCGTCGAGATGGCCGGGGCCTACTCGGTCGTCGGCGTGCTTGCCTGGGTGCTGTTCATCGTGATCTCGTTCCTGGAGCTGCTGATCCAGTTCCTGCAGGCCTACGTGTTCGTCCTGCTGAACGCGATGTACATCCAGGGATCGCTCGCCGACGAGCACTGA
- a CDS encoding AtpZ/AtpI family protein, with the protein MAQQKPPTAHPANTSDQPQGDPWHAFGYIVAGVFVYGALGWGLDRWLGTTYLVAIGILLGAVFGIYMTWARFRPPPTDQK; encoded by the coding sequence ATGGCTCAGCAGAAACCTCCAACCGCGCACCCCGCCAACACCTCCGATCAGCCACAGGGCGACCCGTGGCACGCCTTCGGATACATCGTGGCCGGCGTGTTCGTCTACGGAGCGCTCGGCTGGGGCCTGGATCGCTGGCTGGGCACCACCTACCTGGTGGCCATCGGGATCCTGCTCGGAGCAGTGTTCGGGATCTACATGACCTGGGCCCGATTCAGACCACCGCCAACAGACCAGAAGTAG